From the genome of Streptomyces sp. NBC_01260, one region includes:
- a CDS encoding JmjC domain-containing protein has protein sequence MESPTLADWVGDVKSFTSHQWQREPAVFTPQTLASPFDLDELDAAFDSGLLRTPYLEMVRSNKVTVPADAYTTSRVVNGTTHHGFADRAKVVALLRAGATLLLRHVDQWHRPTGDLVTRLSGELDRRVEAFFFVTPADGQGLAIHRDDADVFALQVAGRKTWYVHGAPTTADWSLGELPDDEHSPQLLHSVLEPGNVLYIPRGFAHRAVGEAGLSAHLSLTIRDLSLQDLRTALERCLTDGLDVPARPLGEAAIADACATLLSHVRAKLATVEPGDLRLAARAAQARQQVQATRAETFAGTARDWEAGALGAKRAGLASVVRTWRRLRDAARTAD, from the coding sequence ATGGAATCGCCCACGCTGGCCGACTGGGTCGGCGACGTCAAGAGTTTCACCAGCCACCAGTGGCAGCGCGAGCCCGCGGTCTTCACGCCGCAGACACTCGCCTCGCCGTTCGACCTCGACGAGTTGGACGCCGCCTTCGACTCAGGGCTGCTGCGCACGCCCTACCTGGAGATGGTCCGCTCCAACAAGGTCACCGTCCCGGCCGATGCGTACACCACGTCCCGCGTGGTGAACGGCACAACGCACCACGGCTTCGCCGACCGCGCGAAGGTCGTCGCACTCCTGCGCGCCGGGGCGACGCTGCTGCTGCGACATGTCGACCAGTGGCACCGCCCCACGGGCGACCTGGTGACGCGGCTGTCCGGGGAACTCGACCGGCGCGTGGAGGCGTTCTTCTTCGTCACACCCGCTGACGGTCAGGGCCTCGCAATACACCGTGACGACGCCGACGTGTTCGCCCTCCAAGTGGCCGGACGCAAGACCTGGTACGTCCACGGCGCGCCGACGACGGCGGACTGGTCGTTGGGCGAGCTGCCGGACGACGAGCACTCGCCCCAACTCCTGCACAGCGTCCTCGAGCCCGGCAACGTGCTCTATATCCCGCGGGGCTTCGCCCACCGCGCGGTGGGCGAAGCCGGACTCTCCGCCCACCTGTCGCTGACGATCCGCGACCTCTCCCTGCAGGACCTGCGGACAGCCCTGGAACGGTGCTTGACCGATGGGCTGGACGTCCCTGCGCGCCCGCTGGGGGAAGCCGCGATCGCAGACGCCTGCGCCACACTGCTCAGCCATGTCCGGGCGAAGCTCGCCACGGTCGAACCAGGGGACCTGCGACTCGCCGCGCGGGCAGCACAGGCACGGCAACAGGTCCAGGCGACACGGGCGGAGACATTCGCCGGGACGGCCCGGGACTGGGAGGCCGGCGCACTCGGCGCCAAGCGCGCCGGACTGGCGTCCGTCGTACGCACATGGCGCAGACTGCGCGACGCGGCACGCACCGCGGACTGA
- a CDS encoding transposase, with protein sequence MVAEVRGDYPNESAALRAVAQKLGIGSAETLRNWVKREEIDSGQRPGTTTEEFAQIKAMKKEIAELKRADEILEAAASFFAAELDRPRTRS encoded by the coding sequence ATGGTCGCCGAGGTCCGTGGTGACTATCCGAACGAGTCGGCCGCGCTGAGGGCGGTCGCCCAGAAGCTGGGCATCGGCTCGGCCGAGACGTTGCGGAACTGGGTCAAGCGCGAGGAGATCGACTCCGGGCAGCGGCCGGGGACGACCACGGAGGAGTTCGCGCAGATCAAGGCGATGAAGAAGGAGATCGCCGAGCTGAAGCGGGCCGACGAAATCCTGGAGGCGGCGGCGTCTTTCTTCGCGGCCGAGCTCGACCGGCCACGTACACGCTCGTAG
- a CDS encoding IS3 family transposase, whose translation MSSRSAVVLTGHDCKIAPSTYYAAKKRATAPSARQVRDAALKDLITEVHEANSRVYGARKVWRELHRQGHTVARCTVERLMRELGVAGAVRGKKVITTIADSSAERAPDLLDRKFVAPAPNRRWVADFTYVNTWSGVVYVAFVVDTFSRRIVGWSAATSKETKLVLDALDMALWQRDRDEHLYQQGELIHHSDAASQGGFNRSSQHLDPGGVATTG comes from the coding sequence GTGTCGAGCCGATCTGCAGTCGTGCTCACCGGGCACGACTGCAAGATCGCCCCCTCCACCTACTACGCGGCGAAGAAACGCGCGACCGCCCCCTCAGCCCGGCAGGTGCGCGATGCCGCCCTCAAGGACCTGATCACCGAGGTCCACGAGGCCAATTCTCGTGTCTACGGCGCCAGGAAGGTCTGGCGTGAGCTGCACCGGCAGGGCCACACGGTGGCGCGGTGCACCGTCGAGCGCCTCATGCGCGAACTCGGCGTCGCCGGCGCCGTCCGCGGGAAGAAGGTCATCACCACGATCGCGGACAGCTCCGCCGAGCGGGCCCCGGACCTGCTGGACCGCAAGTTCGTCGCGCCGGCGCCCAATCGGCGCTGGGTCGCGGACTTCACCTACGTCAATACCTGGTCGGGAGTGGTCTACGTCGCCTTCGTCGTCGACACGTTCTCCCGCCGGATCGTCGGCTGGTCCGCCGCCACATCGAAGGAGACCAAGCTCGTCCTGGACGCCCTGGACATGGCCCTGTGGCAGCGCGACCGCGACGAACACCTTTACCAGCAGGGCGAGTTGATACATCATTCCGATGCCGCGTCGCAGGGCGGATTCAACCGGTCGTCGCAACATCTCGATCCCGGAGGTGTTGCGACAACCGGTTGA
- a CDS encoding DDE-type integrase/transposase/recombinase, producing MRLVGDITELVTREGELYLATCIDLATREVVGWAMADHHRAELPVDALWMAAGRGGLEHGCIMHTDRGSEGGFNRLSQHLRDRDVATTG from the coding sequence ATGCGGCTCGTCGGTGACATCACCGAACTCGTGACGCGGGAGGGGGAGTTGTATCTGGCGACCTGTATCGATCTCGCGACGCGGGAGGTGGTCGGATGGGCGATGGCCGATCATCACCGCGCCGAGCTGCCGGTCGATGCCCTGTGGATGGCGGCCGGCCGTGGCGGCCTGGAGCACGGTTGCATCATGCATACGGATCGCGGCAGCGAGGGCGGATTCAACCGGTTGTCGCAACACCTCCGGGATCGAGATGTTGCGACGACCGGTTGA
- a CDS encoding IS3 family transposase yields MSRPARTVRERAEEVLVGEIRVLHAGSRGAYGAPRIHAVLRRAGRAVNSKKVERLMRKHRIAGITRRRRRGLTRQAKRAVFAST; encoded by the coding sequence ATGTCACGGCCGGCCCGGACGGTGCGGGAGCGGGCCGAGGAGGTGCTGGTGGGCGAGATCCGGGTGCTCCACGCCGGATCTCGTGGTGCCTACGGGGCCCCGCGGATCCACGCCGTCCTGCGGCGGGCCGGGCGGGCGGTGAACTCCAAGAAGGTCGAGCGGCTGATGCGCAAGCACCGGATCGCCGGGATCACCCGCCGTCGGCGTCGGGGCCTGACCCGGCAGGCAAAGCGGGCGGTGTTCGCCTCGACCTGA
- a CDS encoding transposase, with amino-acid sequence MSKRYTSEFKRDAVALALSSEKTVTEVARDLGVSPEGLRGWVKQAKVDRGEGPAGALTSAEREELVRLRRKVREQEATIEVLGKATAFFAQDKMR; translated from the coding sequence ATGAGTAAGCGGTACACGTCCGAGTTCAAGCGGGACGCGGTCGCCTTGGCGTTGTCCTCGGAGAAGACGGTCACCGAGGTTGCGAGGGATCTGGGCGTGAGTCCGGAAGGGCTGCGCGGGTGGGTCAAGCAGGCGAAGGTCGACCGAGGTGAGGGGCCCGCGGGGGCTTTGACCAGTGCGGAGCGTGAGGAGCTGGTCCGGCTGCGGCGGAAGGTCCGCGAGCAGGAGGCCACGATCGAGGTGCTGGGAAAAGCGACCGCCTTCTTCGCTCAGGACAAGATGAGGTAG
- a CDS encoding nuclear transport factor 2 family protein, with translation MQEETARSAIDTFISAFNASDDSYVTALLSQALTSDVVFWGPLGRSEGIEAVERFVLDIRRHPAGTGTMVRCSAVDMPDEWARYQWVFTTPDGGPRLAGTDVVHLRRSLIDQVIVFAGEIEPSAS, from the coding sequence ATGCAGGAAGAGACCGCGCGATCCGCGATCGACACGTTCATCTCCGCGTTCAACGCCTCGGACGACAGCTATGTGACTGCGCTGCTCTCCCAGGCCCTAACCTCGGACGTGGTCTTCTGGGGACCGTTGGGCCGCAGTGAGGGGATCGAGGCGGTCGAGCGGTTCGTGCTGGACATCCGGCGCCACCCTGCGGGGACCGGCACGATGGTGCGCTGTTCGGCGGTGGACATGCCGGACGAGTGGGCCCGGTACCAGTGGGTCTTCACGACGCCGGATGGAGGCCCCCGCCTGGCGGGAACGGACGTCGTCCATCTGCGGCGGAGCCTCATCGACCAGGTCATCGTCTTCGCGGGGGAGATCGAGCCGTCCGCCTCCTGA
- the ltrA gene encoding group II intron reverse transcriptase/maturase has product MSRKNTCDASRVPANGGIDAELSAYWHSIDWAGAELRVRQLRQRIFKAANAGDLKRVRNLQKLMLRSHANTLVSVKRVTQTSSGKATAGIDGERALNPRDRARLVRQISAESGLEVMPVKRVYIPKANGKVRPLGIPVIRDRVHQARVKNALEPEWEARFEARSYGFRPGRGCHDAIGFIFNVASKKASRRLWVLDADLAAAFDRINHERLMEAVGTFPGREAVERWLKAGVMDRGRFAPTEEGTPQGGVISPLLLNIALHGMATAIGADVDPTSRAGVRNPPPALVRYADDFAVFCATEEQAGKVRRQLGLWLAPKGLAFNDEKTRVVHVDDGFDFLGFNIRRYQGKLIIKPSRGAVEKARRKIKEIVRDGRGESVDSLIRQLNPFIKGWATYYRTVVSSEIFHNLDDYVFTALRRWGIAGHRNKSWRWIAHRYWGQFKSGSKDKWVFGDRRSGLHVHKFSWTRISRHVIVKGTSSKDDPMLTEYWAARNQKRGFPQADKKSHVWLAARQRGLCTQCGLDLVAGAEYEPDNVREWARWFEYGSRTLSVHQKTGAGAAGSAWKNLELLHAGCHRQLHAGSHENQNNCRPQRSA; this is encoded by the coding sequence ATGAGCCGAAAAAATACGTGTGACGCCTCGCGCGTCCCGGCAAACGGAGGCATTGACGCGGAACTATCAGCCTACTGGCACAGTATCGACTGGGCCGGGGCTGAACTACGCGTAAGGCAGCTCAGGCAGCGAATCTTCAAGGCGGCAAATGCTGGAGATCTGAAGAGGGTTCGAAATCTTCAGAAGCTCATGCTGCGATCTCACGCGAACACGTTGGTCAGTGTGAAGCGAGTGACGCAGACAAGCTCCGGCAAGGCTACGGCGGGGATAGATGGAGAGCGTGCCCTGAATCCGAGGGACCGGGCGAGGCTAGTACGGCAAATAAGTGCCGAGTCCGGGCTCGAAGTCATGCCCGTCAAGCGTGTATACATCCCTAAGGCCAATGGGAAAGTGCGGCCACTTGGCATTCCGGTGATCCGGGATCGAGTCCACCAGGCCCGCGTGAAGAACGCGCTGGAGCCTGAGTGGGAGGCACGGTTCGAGGCCAGGAGTTATGGGTTCAGACCGGGCCGAGGCTGCCATGACGCGATCGGGTTCATTTTCAATGTGGCCTCGAAGAAGGCGTCCAGGAGGCTCTGGGTGCTGGATGCGGATTTGGCGGCAGCGTTCGATCGCATCAACCATGAGCGCCTGATGGAGGCGGTCGGCACGTTTCCCGGGAGGGAGGCAGTCGAGCGCTGGCTGAAGGCGGGGGTGATGGACAGGGGGAGGTTCGCGCCGACGGAGGAGGGCACTCCGCAAGGCGGCGTGATCAGCCCGTTGCTGCTGAACATCGCTCTGCACGGGATGGCGACGGCTATCGGGGCGGATGTCGACCCGACAAGTCGGGCGGGCGTAAGGAACCCGCCCCCTGCGCTGGTGAGATATGCGGACGACTTCGCGGTGTTCTGTGCCACGGAGGAACAGGCAGGAAAGGTCAGGAGACAACTGGGCCTTTGGCTGGCGCCGAAGGGGTTGGCCTTCAATGACGAGAAGACCCGCGTGGTCCACGTTGATGACGGATTCGACTTCCTCGGATTCAATATCCGAAGGTATCAGGGAAAGCTGATCATCAAGCCGAGCAGGGGTGCCGTGGAGAAGGCGCGGCGCAAGATCAAGGAGATCGTCCGGGATGGGCGGGGCGAGTCGGTGGATTCTTTAATCCGGCAGCTCAATCCTTTCATCAAAGGATGGGCGACCTACTATCGTACCGTTGTGTCAAGTGAGATATTCCATAATCTTGACGACTATGTCTTTACCGCCTTGCGGAGGTGGGGCATAGCAGGCCACAGGAACAAAAGCTGGCGATGGATTGCCCACCGCTACTGGGGCCAGTTCAAGAGTGGCAGCAAGGACAAGTGGGTATTCGGGGATCGCCGTAGCGGCCTCCATGTCCACAAGTTCTCTTGGACCAGGATCAGCAGGCATGTGATCGTCAAGGGCACATCGTCCAAAGATGATCCAATGCTGACCGAATACTGGGCGGCACGGAACCAAAAGCGCGGGTTCCCACAGGCGGACAAGAAGTCTCATGTCTGGCTTGCGGCGCGACAGAGGGGACTGTGTACCCAGTGCGGGCTGGATCTGGTTGCGGGGGCGGAATACGAGCCCGACAACGTCCGAGAATGGGCGAGATGGTTCGAATACGGCTCCCGTACGCTCAGCGTCCACCAGAAGACGGGCGCAGGTGCCGCTGGCTCCGCTTGGAAGAATCTCGAACTTCTGCACGCCGGCTGCCATCGGCAGCTCCATGCCGGGAGCCATGAGAATCAAAACAACTGCCGCCCACAGCGGTCTGCTTGA
- a CDS encoding LysR family transcriptional regulator: MERVELECFLILAAELHFGRTADRMRLSRARVSQLVQRLERRIGAPLFVRTSRRVALTALGRQLRDDLEPHHRAVEAAVARATAAARGIKRGIKGVLHVGFSSPPAGEVVMRAAEALRISHPELGVEICEVPFSDPFGQLRNGEFDVQLTELPVREDDLGEGPTLLTEERVLAISSRHPLAAGEKVLLEDLADVLLLTIDGELPDYRLEHHVPARTPSGRPIGHGPAVTNMQEALLLVAGGKGALLSAAHTAAYYTRPGVAYIPFEDADPIGYGLVWRAGDDTSAVQTFARTALEVVRNTQRILSS, translated from the coding sequence ATGGAACGCGTTGAACTGGAGTGCTTTCTCATCCTCGCCGCGGAGCTGCACTTCGGCCGCACGGCGGATCGGATGCGGCTGTCGCGCGCCCGGGTGAGCCAGCTCGTCCAACGCCTGGAACGCCGCATCGGCGCCCCGCTGTTCGTCCGTACGAGCCGCCGCGTCGCCCTCACCGCCCTCGGCCGGCAGCTCCGCGACGACCTTGAGCCGCACCACCGCGCGGTCGAGGCCGCCGTCGCACGGGCCACCGCCGCCGCGCGCGGTATCAAACGCGGTATCAAGGGAGTGCTGCACGTCGGGTTCTCCAGCCCGCCGGCCGGGGAGGTCGTGATGAGGGCCGCGGAGGCGCTCCGTATCAGCCACCCCGAGTTGGGCGTGGAGATCTGTGAGGTGCCGTTCTCGGACCCGTTCGGGCAGTTGCGCAACGGCGAGTTCGATGTGCAGCTCACGGAGCTCCCCGTGCGCGAAGACGATCTGGGCGAGGGGCCCACCCTGCTCACGGAGGAGCGTGTGTTGGCGATCTCGTCCAGGCATCCGCTGGCCGCCGGGGAGAAAGTGTTGCTCGAAGATCTGGCCGATGTGCTGCTGCTGACCATCGACGGTGAACTCCCGGACTACCGGCTGGAGCACCATGTGCCGGCGCGCACGCCCAGCGGCAGACCGATCGGCCACGGTCCGGCCGTCACCAACATGCAAGAGGCACTCCTGCTCGTCGCCGGCGGCAAAGGGGCCTTGCTGTCAGCCGCGCACACCGCCGCGTATTACACCCGGCCCGGCGTCGCGTACATTCCGTTCGAGGACGCCGACCCCATCGGATACGGCTTGGTATGGCGGGCCGGGGACGACACCAGCGCCGTCCAGACCTTCGCGCGAACGGCGCTTGAGGTGGTGCGGAATACCCAGCGCATCTTGTCTAGCTAG
- a CDS encoding MFS transporter, translating to MRVRDWGVLFVLCGAIFLEGIDVAMLNVALPSIRSDLGMSTGELQWVMSAYVLGYGGFMLLGGRAADLFGRRQMFVFWLTVFLLFSGLGGFATDGWMLIVARFVSGVAAAFMTPAGLSIITTSFEEGPQRDKALLVYSGTAAGGFSIGLVVGGLLTAVDWRWVFFAPVVLSGIILITALALVPKSPRPDRTGEKVDLAGSVSITSAIVLLVLGVERVSHAGIGWTLGTLAAGLVLLGVFIAVEWRSSTPLVRLGIFRNASLVRANLAGLLFAAGFSGFQFLVVLYLQELRGWSTLQTSFAMIVIGIDAILSPTLTPKLVSRFGNARVIFVGLLLAALAYALFLPVGADWTYPVMFPSLLILGLAFALAYGPLTIAATAGIEEEEQGLAGGLLYTSFQFGAALGLSAATAVNVAATDSDAPAALLDGYHAALVVPLAAALLAALVGAFGLRSREVVSVSL from the coding sequence ATGCGTGTGCGTGACTGGGGCGTGCTGTTCGTCCTGTGCGGTGCGATCTTCCTGGAAGGCATTGACGTGGCCATGCTCAATGTGGCCCTTCCCTCCATACGCTCCGACCTTGGCATGTCCACTGGTGAACTGCAGTGGGTGATGAGTGCGTACGTCCTCGGCTACGGCGGCTTCATGCTGCTGGGGGGGCGGGCCGCCGACCTCTTCGGACGCCGCCAGATGTTTGTCTTCTGGCTCACCGTCTTCCTGCTCTTCTCGGGCCTCGGCGGATTCGCCACCGACGGCTGGATGCTGATCGTCGCGCGGTTCGTCAGCGGCGTCGCCGCCGCCTTCATGACCCCGGCCGGCCTGTCGATCATCACCACGAGTTTCGAGGAGGGCCCGCAGCGCGACAAAGCCCTGCTCGTCTACTCCGGCACCGCCGCGGGCGGCTTCTCGATCGGCCTGGTCGTCGGCGGGCTGCTCACCGCGGTCGACTGGCGGTGGGTGTTCTTCGCCCCGGTCGTCCTGTCCGGCATCATCCTGATCACCGCGCTCGCGCTCGTCCCCAAGTCGCCGCGGCCGGATCGGACCGGAGAGAAGGTCGACCTGGCCGGTTCGGTCAGCATCACCTCCGCCATCGTGCTCCTCGTCCTCGGCGTCGAACGTGTCTCTCATGCAGGTATCGGCTGGACTCTCGGGACGCTCGCGGCGGGCCTGGTCCTTCTTGGCGTCTTCATCGCCGTCGAATGGCGCTCGTCCACCCCGCTCGTACGCCTGGGCATCTTCCGCAACGCCTCACTGGTCCGCGCCAACCTCGCGGGGCTGCTGTTCGCGGCCGGCTTCTCCGGCTTCCAGTTCCTCGTGGTGCTGTATCTGCAGGAGCTGCGCGGCTGGTCGACGCTTCAGACGAGCTTCGCGATGATCGTCATCGGCATCGACGCGATCCTCTCGCCCACCCTCACGCCCAAGCTGGTGAGCCGGTTCGGCAACGCCAGGGTGATCTTCGTCGGACTGCTGCTGGCCGCGCTCGCGTACGCCCTGTTCCTGCCGGTCGGCGCCGACTGGACGTATCCGGTGATGTTCCCGAGCCTGCTCATTCTCGGCCTCGCCTTCGCGCTGGCGTACGGCCCCCTCACCATCGCCGCCACGGCCGGTATCGAGGAGGAGGAACAGGGACTGGCCGGCGGCCTGCTCTACACGTCCTTCCAGTTCGGCGCCGCGCTCGGCCTCTCCGCTGCCACCGCCGTAAACGTCGCCGCCACCGATTCGGATGCGCCAGCGGCTCTGCTCGACGGTTACCACGCCGCCCTGGTCGTCCCGCTCGCCGCCGCCCTGCTCGCCGCCCTCGTCGGCGCTTTCGGGCTGCGGTCCCGTGAGGTGGTGTCCGTTTCTCTGTGA
- a CDS encoding isochorismatase family protein encodes MSRGLIIVDVQNDFCEGGSVPVAGGAQIATAIAELVEQTAGHDYQYTVATRDHHIDPGSHFSENPDYKDSFPVHCVVGHQGGEFHPHFAPAVTSGKVDAVFFKGAHSASKSGFEGTDEHGTPLTDWLRARGVEDVDVVGIATDHCVRATALDAVKAGFRARVRLDYSVGVAPETTASTLDDFRRAGIATSGETPVPG; translated from the coding sequence ATGAGCCGAGGCCTGATCATTGTGGATGTGCAGAACGACTTCTGTGAAGGAGGCAGCGTCCCCGTCGCGGGCGGCGCACAGATCGCCACCGCGATCGCGGAGCTGGTGGAGCAGACCGCTGGCCACGACTACCAGTACACCGTCGCCACCCGGGACCACCACATCGACCCGGGAAGCCACTTCTCCGAGAACCCCGACTACAAGGACAGCTTCCCTGTCCACTGCGTAGTTGGACACCAGGGCGGCGAATTCCACCCCCACTTCGCGCCCGCAGTAACCAGCGGAAAGGTCGATGCCGTCTTCTTCAAGGGCGCCCACAGTGCCTCCAAGAGCGGCTTCGAAGGCACCGACGAACACGGCACACCCCTGACGGACTGGCTGCGCGCCCGCGGCGTGGAAGACGTCGACGTCGTGGGCATCGCCACCGACCACTGCGTGCGCGCGACAGCGCTGGACGCCGTGAAGGCCGGGTTCCGCGCACGGGTACGTCTCGACTACTCGGTCGGGGTCGCCCCGGAAACCACAGCTTCGACCCTGGACGACTTCCGCCGGGCAGGCATTGCCACCTCCGGCGAGACCCCCGTTCCGGGATAG